One genomic window of Streptomyces sp. WP-1 includes the following:
- a CDS encoding CHAT domain-containing tetratricopeptide repeat protein: MRGVTAGSEAALQLLPLVFADPGEARARAELLLASAPAPLPASIAHQVLGIWQRDFGDLRIALTHLRRARDLAARADSADREADVLATLGVALVHAGRTRQGLASFERGVARGTGHTRARVLYRRAYVWWVLGHHPEALEDVRRALPVLRQVRDDIWTARALTLRATVHLALGAVERADADFTAAERLWDTTGQEHDKADAVESRGLAAFRSGDIPRALRLLDEAEERYAKLGTPPYMLSVRRCEVLMAAGLAPEALAEADAAIALLDRLGGQSTRKAELLLAAARAARSAGDAHTAIARAAVAVRLFAAQRRLWWETHARLVLIEARVAAGRRSGRLVGDAAAVAERLASFGSPAAPEASLLAGRIALALGWTADAERHLAVAARSRRGGPPTARVTGWAAQALRARAAGSRRGVLEACRRGLDVLDDHRMTLGASELRAHVTAQGAELAALAQEASLTHGGPRRLLEWSERWRATVLSTPPTRPPADAALLSGLTAYREIAARAEESRMEGRPVPALEREQRRLEREIRSRTRHIRGSAPHEEARFDVSRLLDRLGEDRLVELAVVDGRVHVLLCGRGRVRRFVGGPLADAVAEAEYVQAGLRRLAHPGAEARLPLVEAAGARLQELLLAGAVPQLGAGPVVIVPPGALHRVPWALLPALRDRVLSVSPSAGSWLRARETEPPRDGRTVLVRGPGLATGGAEVPELADRYGTATVLEGDDAQVPRVLSELDGAGLAHLAAHGTFRADSPLFSALRMSDGPLIVHDFERLARSPYRIILSSCDTARLASVGADELLGLVTALLPLGTAGVVASSAPVNDAAVIPLMLALHKGLTAGLSLAESLRDARTTLPSDTVHQATGWAFAAFGAA; this comes from the coding sequence ATGCGAGGCGTGACAGCGGGAAGCGAAGCGGCCCTCCAACTGCTGCCCCTGGTGTTCGCCGACCCCGGCGAGGCACGGGCGCGCGCCGAACTGCTGCTCGCTTCCGCCCCGGCGCCGCTGCCCGCCAGCATCGCCCACCAGGTCCTCGGCATCTGGCAGCGGGACTTCGGCGATCTGCGGATCGCGCTGACGCATCTGCGCCGGGCCCGGGACCTGGCCGCGCGCGCCGACTCCGCCGACCGGGAGGCGGATGTGCTGGCGACCCTGGGGGTCGCACTGGTGCACGCGGGGCGCACACGGCAGGGGCTCGCCTCCTTCGAGCGGGGCGTCGCGCGGGGCACCGGGCACACCCGGGCCCGGGTGCTGTACCGGCGGGCGTACGTCTGGTGGGTGCTGGGGCATCACCCGGAGGCGCTGGAGGACGTACGGCGGGCGCTGCCGGTGCTGCGGCAGGTGCGCGACGACATCTGGACCGCGCGGGCGCTGACCCTGCGGGCCACGGTGCATCTGGCGCTCGGCGCGGTGGAGCGGGCCGACGCGGACTTCACGGCGGCGGAGCGGCTGTGGGACACCACGGGCCAGGAGCACGACAAGGCGGACGCGGTGGAGAGCCGGGGCCTGGCCGCGTTCCGCTCCGGGGACATCCCCCGCGCGCTGCGGCTGCTCGACGAGGCCGAGGAGCGGTACGCGAAGCTCGGCACGCCCCCCTACATGCTGTCGGTACGGCGCTGCGAGGTGCTGATGGCCGCGGGGCTCGCCCCGGAGGCGCTGGCGGAGGCGGACGCGGCGATCGCCCTGCTGGACCGGCTCGGCGGTCAGTCCACCCGCAAGGCCGAGCTGCTGCTGGCGGCCGCGCGGGCGGCCCGTTCGGCCGGGGACGCGCACACCGCGATCGCCCGCGCGGCCGTCGCCGTACGGCTGTTCGCGGCGCAGCGGCGGCTGTGGTGGGAGACGCACGCCCGGCTGGTGCTGATCGAGGCGCGGGTGGCGGCCGGGCGGCGCTCGGGGCGGCTGGTCGGGGACGCGGCGGCGGTGGCCGAGCGGCTGGCCTCCTTCGGCTCGCCCGCGGCCCCCGAGGCCTCGCTGCTCGCGGGCCGGATCGCGCTGGCGCTGGGCTGGACGGCGGACGCGGAACGGCATCTGGCGGTCGCCGCCCGCAGCCGCCGGGGCGGACCGCCCACGGCCCGGGTGACCGGCTGGGCGGCGCAGGCGCTGCGGGCCCGCGCCGCCGGGTCCCGGCGGGGTGTCCTGGAGGCGTGCCGGCGCGGTCTGGACGTCCTGGACGACCACCGGATGACGCTGGGTGCCTCGGAGCTGCGCGCCCATGTGACCGCGCAGGGCGCCGAACTGGCCGCGCTGGCCCAGGAGGCGAGCCTCACCCACGGCGGGCCCCGGCGGCTGCTGGAGTGGAGCGAGCGGTGGCGGGCGACCGTGCTGTCCACCCCGCCGACCCGGCCGCCCGCCGACGCGGCGCTGCTCAGCGGCCTGACCGCGTACCGGGAGATCGCGGCCCGTGCGGAGGAGTCCCGGATGGAGGGCCGTCCGGTGCCGGCCCTGGAGCGCGAACAGCGGCGCCTGGAACGGGAGATCCGCTCCCGCACCCGCCATATCCGGGGCTCCGCCCCGCACGAGGAGGCCCGCTTCGACGTGTCCCGGCTGCTGGACCGGCTCGGCGAGGACCGGCTGGTCGAACTCGCCGTGGTGGACGGGCGGGTGCATGTGCTGCTGTGCGGCCGGGGCAGGGTGCGGCGGTTCGTCGGCGGCCCGCTCGCGGACGCGGTGGCCGAGGCGGAGTACGTGCAGGCGGGGCTGCGAAGGCTCGCGCACCCGGGCGCGGAGGCGCGGCTGCCGCTGGTGGAGGCGGCGGGCGCCCGGCTCCAGGAGCTGCTGCTGGCCGGGGCGGTGCCGCAGCTGGGCGCGGGCCCGGTGGTGATCGTGCCGCCGGGCGCGCTGCACCGGGTGCCGTGGGCGCTGCTGCCCGCGCTGCGCGACCGGGTGCTCAGCGTGTCGCCGTCGGCGGGCAGTTGGCTGCGGGCCCGGGAGACGGAGCCGCCGCGCGACGGCCGCACCGTCCTGGTGCGCGGGCCCGGTCTCGCCACGGGCGGCGCGGAGGTGCCCGAACTCGCCGACCGCTACGGCACGGCGACGGTCCTGGAGGGTGACGACGCCCAAGTCCCCCGGGTGCTGTCCGAGTTGGACGGCGCCGGGCTCGCCCATCTCGCCGCCCACGGCACCTTCCGCGCCGACAGCCCCCTGTTCTCCGCGCTGCGGATGTCGGACGGTCCCCTGATCGTGCACGACTTCGAGCGCCTGGCCCGCAGCCCCTACCGGATCATCCTCTCCAGCTGCGACACCGCGCGGCTCGCCTCGGTCGGCGCCGACGAACTCCTCGGTCTGGTCACGGCGTTGCTCCCGCTGGGCACGGCCGGGGTGGTCGCCAGCAGCGCCCCGGTCAACGACGCCGCGGTGATCCCGCTGATGCTCGCCCTGCACAAGGGCCTCACCGCGGGCCTCTCGCTGGCCGAGTCGCTGCGGGACGCGCGGACCACCCTGCCGTCCGACACGGTGCACCAGGCGACGGGGTGGGCCTTCGCGGCGTTCGGGGCGGCGTAG
- a CDS encoding LuxR C-terminal-related transcriptional regulator has protein sequence MRTYEQDARTFELPWPFTGREDELELVRGATAAGRRGVVVTGPAGRGKTRLITEAVRGTDHVRVTGTPEARHLPLAAFAHLLDGTGSLPGVVRALSGVRLLVVDDAHLLDEDSAALVHQLAANGRTRLVVAACDETAPPGAVSRLWAGELLPRLALAPLPEEDTAALLGATGFEALTVRRLHRLCRGDLRLLRSLVAALVAGEGLLAVPGTGERAWRGPLPLTPAVRDRLTPLLEHRTPGEREILERLAFAEPAPLPLYGLDLDVLEGLETAGLIAVDDAGGAALADPLHGPALRAVTGRLRARRLSRAGADRGAALEAEQGCLEGRLAELDVRPPATPVGDWVVAEGQPVPAGYAAVRARFARLGGAVRDAAAWAREGLRWAPGDAGCVAELALAQAESDESGRGFAEGDAYARYGAVRVGRPAGALPAGSVLARHAEALARGDGDALDRAATALAERGFLLFAAEAHAQAVRVHRDPRAGRRSRTRALALARRCQGARTPALADLVLGELTARQRQVVALAAAGLSNREIAERLTLSVRTVGNHLYSAYTRLGTGDRGALPCLLDRSA, from the coding sequence GTGAGGACTTACGAGCAGGACGCGAGGACTTTCGAACTGCCCTGGCCGTTCACCGGCCGGGAGGACGAACTGGAGCTGGTGCGGGGGGCGACGGCCGCGGGCCGGCGCGGTGTCGTGGTGACCGGTCCGGCCGGGCGCGGCAAGACCCGGCTGATCACGGAGGCGGTCCGGGGCACCGACCACGTCCGGGTGACCGGCACGCCCGAGGCCCGCCATCTGCCCCTCGCGGCGTTCGCGCACCTCTTGGACGGCACCGGCTCGCTGCCCGGCGTGGTGCGGGCCCTGTCCGGCGTCCGGCTCCTCGTCGTGGACGACGCCCATCTGCTGGACGAGGACTCCGCCGCGCTGGTCCACCAGCTGGCCGCGAACGGGCGCACCCGGCTGGTCGTGGCCGCGTGCGACGAGACGGCGCCGCCCGGCGCGGTCTCCCGGCTGTGGGCCGGGGAGCTGCTGCCCCGGCTGGCCCTCGCCCCGCTGCCCGAGGAGGACACCGCCGCCCTCCTCGGCGCGACCGGCTTCGAGGCGCTCACCGTGCGGCGGCTGCACCGGCTGTGCCGGGGCGATCTGCGGCTGCTGCGCTCCCTGGTGGCCGCGCTCGTGGCGGGGGAGGGCCTGCTCGCCGTCCCCGGCACCGGTGAGCGCGCCTGGCGCGGGCCGCTGCCCCTCACCCCGGCCGTCCGCGACCGGCTCACGCCCCTGCTGGAGCACCGCACACCCGGCGAGCGCGAGATCCTGGAACGCCTCGCCTTCGCCGAGCCCGCGCCGCTGCCGCTGTACGGCCTCGACCTCGACGTCCTCGAAGGGCTGGAGACGGCCGGCCTGATCGCCGTGGACGACGCGGGCGGGGCCGCGCTCGCCGACCCGCTGCACGGACCGGCGCTGCGGGCGGTGACCGGACGGCTGCGCGCCCGCAGGCTGAGCCGGGCCGGAGCGGACCGAGGCGCCGCGCTCGAAGCCGAACAGGGATGTCTGGAGGGGCGGTTGGCCGAGCTGGACGTACGGCCGCCGGCCACACCGGTGGGGGACTGGGTGGTGGCCGAGGGGCAGCCGGTGCCGGCCGGGTACGCGGCCGTCCGGGCCCGGTTCGCCCGGCTGGGGGGCGCGGTGCGGGACGCCGCCGCATGGGCGCGGGAGGGGCTGCGATGGGCGCCGGGGGACGCCGGGTGCGTGGCGGAACTCGCCCTGGCGCAGGCCGAGTCGGACGAATCAGGGCGCGGCTTCGCCGAGGGGGACGCGTACGCGCGCTACGGGGCCGTACGCGTCGGGCGGCCCGCAGGCGCGCTCCCCGCGGGCAGTGTGCTCGCGCGGCACGCCGAGGCGCTGGCGCGGGGGGACGGGGACGCGCTGGACCGTGCCGCGACCGCCCTGGCGGAGCGCGGGTTCCTGCTGTTCGCGGCGGAGGCCCACGCCCAGGCCGTACGCGTCCACCGCGACCCCCGGGCCGGGCGCCGCTCCCGCACCCGGGCCCTCGCCCTCGCCCGCCGCTGCCAGGGCGCGCGCACCCCGGCACTGGCCGACCTGGTGCTCGGCGAACTCACCGCGCGGCAACGGCAGGTGGTGGCCCTGGCGGCGGCGGGGCTGAGCAACCGGGAGATCGCCGAGCGGCTGACGCTGTCCGTGCGGACGGTCGGCAACCATCTGTACAGCGCGTACACGCGGCTGGGTACGGGCGACCGGGGCGCGCTGCCCTGCCTGCTGGACAGGTCGGCCTGA